The genomic window GGGCCATGGGAAATCAGTATTCATCATCTTACAGTCAATTTCCGTTTTCGCGGCTCCAGATAGAATCTTCCACAGAGCCTCGTCCTTGTTGGAGTCCCAGTTCACCTGTAATGCTTCCAGTTAGCCTCCCCATGACTGTTGGCGGCGTGAGGCGCATGATGCGGCGGCGGAAAGAAGCGGCGCAAGGGGCCTTACTGGGGGAGGATCGACAAAGTCGCCCCGGGGCATGGGCACCCGGACGAATACGGTGTATGTCGGCTCAGCCATGGTCCGTGGATGGCGAGTcggtgggaggaggagatggaggaggatgaaagaagaagcagtTGGACCTGGTAGAAGCCGACCTCGAAgagctacctacctaggaCCTACAAGGTGCAGGGTTCCGGGATCGGCTTATCGATAAGCTAGCTGCGGCTCTAGCGCCCCAGACGTGAGACAGGCCCACTTTAAGGATCGACGTAACCGGGCACCTTCCAGGCTGTGGAGGGAGGACAGACTCTGACAGAGCTTTCACAGAACAACATCACAAGAAATCATGCCAGCTTCCATGACAATACTCCTTTTTGTGCGTCGTCCGGATCAAAGTTTTCACGCTTGTTTGAGTTTTATTGGAAATCTTCAACACGTCCACGTACGGAAACGCTCGGTGTGATCCACCAATTTGGAGTTTACAGCGTGCAGCAACAGTCTCACATGAGGCATCCATGCAGCTCTGCTTCCTCACGCTTCCCCATCTCCCTTTGATTTTGATCCCTCATTCCCCATCAGCAACCTGCCTATTCTAATGGCAATGTTGCATCATGTCAGACAAGACACCCTGTCTGTCGGTCAGTCTCCCGTCTGTGGCCCCTCAAGCGATTGGGCCAGCTTCGCTCCCAAGGTTACAAGTTGACATTGCTTCATCAACACCCTTTCTAATCTCTAATTTCTTTGGCTTTCTAACGGGTACCTGCGTCCGGGGTATGACAATAAGCTCAAAGCCAAGCGGCCTACCCCAACCTTTCACTCTCAGACGGCCACACCCTCCGTTGTGCAAAGCCTCATTCCTCCCCAATGATGGTCTCGCAGTCGCTTGACAAGTCATCATCTCCGTCGGACTTGACAGACTCTTCTCGCTCCATGGCCTTCTTCCATAGTCCCTCCAGCTCATAGCACTTGATCATGAcccgcttctcctcctcgaaccGCTTAAGAGCCGCCTGATAACCCTTGTCTCCATGCCGCAGTCGGCACGCCTCCATCtcatgcttcttctcccGGTTCCAGAGTCGAAGTCTGTCAATTCGGTCCGGTGTACGCAGACGCTTGGCCTGGTAGTGGAACTGGGCGTCACGGGCCCTAAGATAGTCCATGCTGATGTTGACCTTCTTGTCGAGTCTCGTGACATCGCTGATCACCAGTTCGCGGTAGGTCTTGAGAGCTTCCAGGTCGTCAGATGGTGGAATTCGGACCCCCCGGACCAACTCGAGGATGATGCGAAGTTCGTGGAGAGCCATGCCATACGCCAGACTGACTTCTACCTCTGTCTCGTCCATTGACATTTGGCCGTCACCGGCTTTGGGGACAGACGGATCGAATTGGGCAGACATGGTGATAATGTGTCGATGATCTCGAGTTCGTGTTGGTTTCCAAAATCGGGTATGGGTTGCAAAAGGTTTTCTCGGTTTCACAGAGTTGCACGCATTGTCTTCCATTCTTGAGCAGCTGGATGAGTAGAGCTCATCTTTATATCACTGTTCTGGGGGCATGAAACTATGAATCAGTGATTCAGTTCTCTCGCGGTGTGTGTTACTCACCCGTGTTCCCAGATTACCAGGATTCATATTTACTGTTCTCTTACACACACACTCCTGATACCAACTTGCATACCAATTCGACGACATCGAGCGTGATTTGAAGACTATATGTCACATATTCGATATTTGTAAGCTGGGAATGACTCTTTCAAGGTAGGTTGGTCGGGAAACTCGGGTCTGTGGTTCTGGCAATAGTTGCGGCCATCAGGGCAGGCATTCACACAGGAGCTTGACTGGCTAGCAATCAGGTACGGGCAACTTGACCCAAGATTAATCATACAAATTAAGAAGTAGCACACGCCTGGGGATTACATATTACACACAGGCCTGAGTTTTACCGGAGCTGCGGAACCAAAGTTATCGGGTCACATACAACCATGATTTTCTAGTCCTTTAGGGTAGGCAGCTTTGGCCATGGACAAGGTTACCATCTCTAGACATTAAGCCGCAGTGCAACAACAGTCAGGTCCCGGGTCCAAAAGAGGTCTGGTGGCAAGTCTGTCGTGCATGCGTGGAGGCGTATAATGAGGCTGTTAATGCTTGATATTGAAAAACAGCCGTGGATCATTGGCTTGGCGATAGCAATGATTGCCATTTTGGCGAACGTTTAACCCACCCACcgccacacacacacaagacAGTTGCACACATGGCCCCTGTGACACTTGACGTACTCTAGCACCCCTAAGCTAAAACCTCGATTGTCCCCCTGCCGTTATCGGTCACCGAAAACACGCGATTCATGAACCATGATATTTGAGCTGCTTGACTCGCGACAAAGCCCACAGAGTGTCCGATATGGGCAGGCCATGGCCGAAGGCGGAAGCCGCGCTAAAGACGTTGGATGCCCCGCGACGGCCATGACGACCCCGCTATCTTCGCCTCACCTCTCCCTTCCATGCCGTCTCTCCCCCTCCGCCTCGTCTCGCTTGGGCTCTAAAAGAATCCATGGGAAGCTCAGATTCCCCCATTTAATTAATCGCTAGTGGACAATCACGTTGTCTCCGCTTAGCGACGCGCAGGGCATTTCAGCTCAGCTCCTGCAACTTCCTTCTTTCCGCTACTTGCCCTCGCATCAGCTGCGACTCCATCTTCTGAGAGTGAGACGTCACATTTCCCTTGGCTATAGCTGAGCTGCAGAAGCCAGCTTCCAACTTTTTGCCTGATTCCCCGCCATATTCTTGGGTAGCTGGCCTTTAACCAGCTTGGCGAAAACGAACGACTACAAACCTGGGCCATATACAGCTCGACTGCGCATCTTCGAACCACATCACCAGATACCATCATGGTCGCTTCACAGCTCACTGCgtcggccaaggccatgcgCACCACCCCCGTGGCTGGCGCAGCGGCCGGCCCATCCGAACCGCTCCCAGCTCTTCAAAACCGTGCTGCTTCTAGTCGGAGCCCGTACATCAAAGATCAGGCCAGCAGCTTAGTTGCGTGGCAGCTGCTGGACGACGAGACCGTGGAGCGCGCGAGGAAGGAGAATAAGCTGATCTTTCTGCACATTGGCTACAAGGCGTGTCACTGTAAGTCTGATCCCAGCTCTTGAAATATTAGGTCGCTGATAGCAACAGTCTGCCGCCTCATGCTGCTAGAGTCCTTCTCTAATCCCGATTGCGCCTCCGTCCTGAACGAGTCCTTCGTCCCCGTCATCGTCGACCGAGAAGAGCGCCCCGACCTCGACACCATCTACATGAACTATGTTCAGGCCGTGAGCAACGCTGGCGGCTGGCCCTTGAACTTGTTCCTCACGCCAAACCTGGAGCCTGTGTTTGGTGGTACTTACTGGCCTGGTCCTGCAGGGAGACGACATACTACTGATGACAGCGCCGACGAAGTTCTCGATTTCTTCACCATTGTAAAAAAGGTCCGAGATATCTGGAGCGACCAAGAATCGCGTTGCCGAAAGGAGGCGACCGAGGTTCTCGGACAGCTTCGGGAATTCGCAGCTGAGGGCACCCTGGGCACTAGAAACATCTCGGCAGCCTCAGCTCTCGCGCCCTCAGGCTGGGGCGCACCAGCTCCTAGTCATACGAGTGcccccaaggacaaggatacTTCAGTGTCGGAGGAGTTGGACTTGGAccagctggaggaggcttATACCCACATTGCTGGGACCTTTGACCCTGTTTACGGAGGCTTCGGTCTTGCGCCCAAGTTCCTGACGCCCCCAAAGCTGGCTTTCCTGCTCGGACTTCTTAACTTCCCACGAGAGGTGCAAGATGTTGTTGGCGAGGCAGAGTGCAAACATGCCACAGAGATGGCCCTTGATACTCTGCGCCACATTCGCGACGGTGCGCTGCATGATCATATTGGAGGCACTGGATTTTCGCGCTGTTCCGTGACCCCAGATTGGAGTATTCCTAACTTTGAGAAGCTGGTGGTGGACAATGCGCAGCTCCTTTCACTGTATCTTGACGCATGGAAATCGACTGGGGGGGATAAGCCGACAGAGTTTTTCGACATCGTCATCGAACTCGCTGAGTATCTTTCGTCGGCCCCGATTGCCCTCTCCGAGGGAGGCTTTGCGTCCAGCGAAGCAGCTGATTCCCACTACAGACGAGGCGATAGGGAGATGCGGGAAGGCGCTTACTATGTGTGGACGAGAAGAGAGTTTGATTCAGTGCTTGACGAGGTCAACAAGCACATGAGCCCCGTCCTAGCTGCTCATTGGGCTGTCAACGAGGACGGAAACGTGGACGAGCATCACGATCCCA from Fusarium falciforme chromosome 2, complete sequence includes these protein-coding regions:
- a CDS encoding Thioredox-DsbH domain-containing protein, which produces MVASQLTASAKAMRTTPVAGAAAGPSEPLPALQNRAASSRSPYIKDQASSLVAWQLLDDETVERARKENKLIFLHIGYKACHFCRLMLLESFSNPDCASVLNESFVPVIVDREERPDLDTIYMNYVQAVSNAGGWPLNLFLTPNLEPVFGGTYWPGPAGRRHTTDDSADEVLDFFTIVKKVRDIWSDQESRCRKEATEVLGQLREFAAEGTLGTRNISAASALAPSGWGAPAPSHTSAPKDKDTSVSEELDLDQLEEAYTHIAGTFDPVYGGFGLAPKFLTPPKLAFLLGLLNFPREVQDVVGEAECKHATEMALDTLRHIRDGALHDHIGGTGFSRCSVTPDWSIPNFEKLVVDNAQLLSLYLDAWKSTGGDKPTEFFDIVIELAEYLSSAPIALSEGGFASSEAADSHYRRGDREMREGAYYVWTRREFDSVLDEVNKHMSPVLAAHWAVNEDGNVDEHHDPNDDFINQNILRIDRSVQQLSVQFSIPEDKVRQYVQEGKVALKQRRDKERVRPDLDDKVVAGWNGLVISALAKTALALKGLRPEQSAKYLAVAEKAAKFIREKLWDSDRKVLYRIWSGERETQAFADDYAYLTQGLLDLFDATGNEAYLVFADTLQQTQLSLFYDPEGAFFSTQASSPHTILRLKDGMDTSVPSTNAISVSNLFRIADLLSDDKLAVNARQTINAFEAEMLQHPWLFPGLLAGVVTARLGSQRRNVNVNYKPERLSA